The genomic segment CGGCTGCACGCGCGGAGAGAGTCCTTCCAACTCGGGCGGCGTGTACGACTCTGCGGTGCTGTAGGGCAGGAATTTGCGGCTGGGAGTCTGCATTGCTGTCACGGCGGGGCTCGCAGCCACAGCCTCGTGTCTTGGCAGCTGCTCATGGTGCTCATGTACATCAATCTCTTCTACATCCTCTTCATGGCGGTAGATGAAAGAGGTTGGTGGGGGGGGTAGGGTAGTGGTAGGGATGTGGGCCTCGGGTTCAGGTTCTGACTGGGGTTCAGGTTCTGACTGGGGCTCAGGTTCTGGTTCTGGTTCGTGTGACTTCTCAGACTGGTTCCTGTGtttcctttgatttttcttttgcttgCGAGTCTTATTCTTCTTGCGCTCAGACTTCTTCCTGTGCGCCATCTCCTGATCCACCGAgggctcctcctcttcatccaccgAGCGTTCTGTCTCCTGCTTgatttcactctcctcctcaggCATGATGAAATATTCGGTTCCGATCCTGTTCACGATTATTTGAGTGATTTCCTGTGGCTGAGCACAGTCGAATATTTTTCCCGTTTGGATGTTACAGAGACACGTGTCATTGCACCAAATCACTGTGCTTTCGAGATTCCAGTCGACCCTTCTAAGTCTAGAGATTACCCTGGGATTGGTTCCTAGCAGTTGGTACACGTCATCCTCTTCGAAACATTGCACCTCAGCATTCGTCTGTGTTTCACACATGCATAATGTGGAACACCAGGAGAGCCTCCCCATCACGCTGGATTGAGCCATGGAACCCGCTGATCCCAACGCAAGCATCAAGAAAACAATCCCCCACATGGTGAAGTGCGGGTGGGCAGCGCGGCGTCAGAGTCAATGCGCCGGATCTCcgagagaggaaacagagactGGTGCGGGAGCGAGACTCGTCCTGGGCAcgagggtggtggtggctggcacACTACTGACTGGCTCGGCACGCTGTGGCTACCCTCACTCCGGCCCGAGGGCTCTCTCTGTAAGCACggacctctccccctcctcctcctcctcctcctcctcctcctcctcctcctcctcctcctcctcctcttctctcattcgtGGAAGGTCACGGACACACGTTCCGCCAGTCACCACACCCTCGGCCACGCACACTGTCACACTCGTCACATTCTGCAAACTTTATTCAGTAATATATTAGTTGGTTATATTTTTAGACAAGTCTCAGGCCTATTCATAAACCTGACGAAAAATTCTTTAAGATATGACTGTCTGTTTGCCCTCGTCAGGTTTTATATTTCGCTTCATCTAATTTCGTATAACTTTTCCTCGGATTTCAGTCTCcgttctatcacacacacacacacacacacacacacacacacacacacacacacacacacacacacacacacacacacacacacacacacacacacacacacacacacacacactgctgggtGACTGGCACACGActgaggtgacacacacacacacacacacacacacacacacacacacacacacacacacacacacacacacacacacacacacacacacacacacacacacacacacacacacacacacacacttcacggCCTCCCACGTTCCCTCTGTTAGCGTTATCGAGCAGGTAAAGCCGCAGTCCCGTCAGCGCATCCTCCGCGATTTATCCTTCCTAATTGACCTGTCATTACCGGCCGCGATGGCTGCCGCGGGAGACCTTGTTACTGCGGCTCAGCCTGAAGTGAACAGCTGAAGATAAAAGGAATTCTTGAGTACAAACAAGTTcgagaaaaatatacattagTGTTTATTCTTATGATGCCTCGTTTAGCATGTCGTATTTCCCTGCTGTGGTATAGGCTGTGTCAGAATGGTGGGTCAAGGCCACACTCCTTAGCAGCACAAGTGGCCTCGCGGTGTGGCTGCTGCTTCGCCGTTCCTCCTGGACGTCCATTACAGCTCCCGACCAGCTTTTTGTGCGTTCACCAGAAGACGATGCAGACACTTTCTATAATTCATATGCCTATTTATAATGATAACTTTTTTTCCAAGAAATATAACTATATAAAAAGACTCTAATTTGATTTAATTTCTGATTTACtttttgaaataaaaagaacatgaatagatatataaagCAAAGTAACTAAAAACTTCCCAGCGGAGACAAACACGGCGATCGGTAGACTGGAATGCAATAGGAGTAGGTGGAGACATTGTAATAGCATGAATGATTGGTCTGCGAGCCAGCAACTTCTTTCCTCGGGATGGCTGAGCATCATGAAGCACTGCAGAGCACTGCCACTCATCCTCACTGCAGCTTTGGTGTTACTTCATGGGTCTTGCCGAACAAGTACATCTC from the Portunus trituberculatus isolate SZX2019 chromosome 17, ASM1759143v1, whole genome shotgun sequence genome contains:
- the LOC123504997 gene encoding protein TonB-like, which produces MWGIVFLMLALGSAGSMAQSSVMGRLSWCSTLCMCETQTNAEVQCFEEDDVYQLLGTNPRVISRLRRVDWNLESTVIWCNDTCLCNIQTGKIFDCAQPQEITQIIVNRIGTEYFIMPEEESEIKQETERSVDEEEEPSVDQEMAHRKKSERKKNKTRKQKKNQRKHRNQSEKSHEPEPEPEPQSEPEPQSEPEPEAHIPTTTLPPPPTSFIYRHEEDVEEIDVHEHHEQLPRHEAVAASPAVTAMQTPSRKFLPYSTAESYTPPELEGLSPRVQPVVEVPKEKKTMASMVSQDLDDLGTTVRNIKNDVMLNQRILLVTVAIAGIAMLGVLILAIMSCTSRRQQAANNAKKNSNKDGNHSPKINLEEAW